TTTGAAGTTCATTTATGGGACTTCACTCTGTTTCatctttatcattttttttttccttcgacaGATTCTGGTGGTGACATTGACATCCTTGTTGCCTCCCACGATGACCTCCGCATCATTGGTCCTGTCCGTGAGGCATTCCAAAAAATTTTTGGAAGAGCTACAGTGACAGGTGTTACCATGCCTCCATCCAACATGGCACCCCAGCCTGTTGGATTTGCAGCTGGCCTGAAAGCAGCTGAAGACAAGATTACATCACTGCAGATGACAGGTCGCATACCTGCTGCCCAGCCCATCCTGGCTGTCGAAAGCTTTATAGTAGAGCTCACACCGGACAGGTATGTACGCCGTACTGATCATTATCTGTTGCGACTCTCCCCACGGTGCTCTAATGGTTACGGTGCTCGCCTGCTGACCTGCGGATCGCGGGATGGAGTCCTgaatgccgcggctgcatttttgatagaagcAGGAATGCTTGAGACCTGTGTGCTTTGATTTCGCTGcgtgttaaataaccccaggtggtcgaaatttccggagccctccagtatggcatttcgtaatcatattgtgattttgggacgttaatctccatcaattattattaCAGTAGACTCAAGAtgattcaaactctgataattcatacttttggttaattcaaGCAAAATTCAATTTCTcggttggccctctattcttttaATGTATTCAAAAGCCTTTTCATTTAAACTCCATGGTTCGGTTGATTCATACTTTTTGCACTTCGGtgccagaaaatatctgctgcttttcCACTATTATTTAAAAATTCGTGTGCTTATATAATCCCAACAGTCAAAAATGAAAAATAGGCCTgaggccttcaaggaaaaaggctttgcaagtaaacaaatgtttgacaCAAAGCACACGCACGATAAaacgtgatgcttctcaactggtatagagagctttgtgctgaaggcacatacctatagcaaagaagcagttggatATTCACGATTTCCTAAAGAgctctgatcagcagtaaatggccaataaacttgtggactttacacctctgctttctgttcactgCGCGTAGTTAGGGCTTAAGAACGCTTACAAAATTTTTAAATGCGATAAAATCAGTGCCTAATCAtaaatgtgtggtgtcacctctCCCACAGTCATCTATGCGAAAACTTCTGATAAATAAGCTTACTTGCATGTGTATATTGCAGGTACTTCTTATGCATATCGAAGAGTGTACCTAGGACCAGAAGCCTTAGCTTTACTTTATATGTTTGGAGTGATGAATGAATCGCAGAAAGCCACAGAACAAGACGTATGCTAGATCTCTGAATGCACTTCCGGTCCCTCTTCCCAGTAGTTCCAGCTTTCAATGCACAGTGCTCACACTACGTGGACATCAAATAAAATGAATGATCACTCTTTATCTACAATGACCACCAGTTtcagttaccgtatttactcgattctaccgcgccctcgattgtaatgcgcactcggttttcacgacgaaaaaaaaagtgacatcgattgcaacgcgcacccatttttctcgttggtcCGTACGATCACACTACTTGGGAAAACAActtctttcgggagcgtcttctgtttaaatatgaggtatgggggaagcttgtgcctatctgacgtgcaacggagcattgccgtcactcttgttttaccgtggcccgatgtcagcatgcgaacttgcttcgccccattcttcacgacggttgtggtgccaggcatgtcgaaatAAAGAGGCGTCTGAACGGCATtctcgatttgcccaagcaggtagccgttgttgtgctgcaagtttaggacgaacctctgaaaactgtgaagcttttcttcgtattCTTCCGGCAAGTTTTGGCACATGCCCGTTCGCTTTCGgaaggaaaagcctttcctcttcataaagttagttagccagcacctgctcgcttcgAACTGGCTCCacgttagccctttttctaaagctaactgcatagcacgcacttagagcagttctgtcgtcacgggccgctgtgccgctcgctgctcaagcacatactgggtgagcagctcttcaatttgcggaaaccgaccctgctgtggtccactgaagcctttgcatgaatctttgacaatcttctgcttttgtttttgccagtcccacacgcacgtttcgggaactccgaacgaccgcgatgcggcccgatttccatcTGTTTCggcttttttccggttaagcgagttcataaatcgcatgcgcgttagaatcgagtacgaaaaaaaaaaaaatgaatacagtcattttattgccatcggcattccaaaatggccgccccctacgtgcgtcggcatggcgcgttggccatttctgcctatgggtttcgcatgtgcagcacttcgtacgtgtgctgaggagttcgtcatcttggtgtgcattagcatcgacggcatggaagggccgactccaaaaactcgacgagtgcaccacgatgccgcttttaaaagaaaagtcatcgcgtgtgccgaaacggacgtaaatcgggctgcatcgcggtcgttcggagttcccgaaacatgcgtgcgggactggcggaaacaaaagcagaatattgtcgacagcaaagattcacgcaaaggcttcagcggaccacagcagggtcggtttccgcaaattgaagagctgctcggcgagtatgtgattgagcagtgagcggcacagcggcccgtgacgacagaactgctccaagtgcaggctatgcagttagccttagaaaaaagGGCTAAtttggagccagtttaaagcgagcaggtgctggctaactaactttctgaagaggaaaggcttttccctctgaaggcgaacgggcatacgCCAAAAGTTGCTGGAGGAGTAtgaagaaaagcttcagttttcagagggTCGTCCTAAACTTGGGACACAACAACGGctccctgcttgggcaaatcggaaatgccgatcagatgcctctttactttgacatgcctggcaccacaaccgtcgagaagaagggggtgaagcaagttcgcatgctgactTCGGGCCACAGTAAAACTAGAGTGATGGCAATGCtttgttgcacgtcagataggcacaagcttcccccgtacctcatatttaaacggaatacgctcccgaaaggagtctttttcccgagtggtgtgatcgtgtgggccaacgagaaaaatgggtgctcGTTGCAATCGatgccttacttttttttttttcgtcgcagaAACCCCgtgcgcggtagaatcgagtaaatatggtattgcTTCAAATTGTGACATAAATAACATTTGTATTCAAAGAAGTGTCTGAGGTATTCTTGGTACACCTGCACAAACATAGGTTGCGGTCGTTTCTTCGCAGTGTTTTTCGGAACTCCGCAAAGAGGCAAACAAGATGATGGAAAGGACAACGATCATCGCATCCAAATAATTGATTACATTTTGCTGATTAACTATTATCTTTGTTTGTTTACCATTACCATGTGGGTCTTTCATAACATCTTTGTGTCAGCTGCAGCATCACACAACCTTCAAGATCTAAGTATATGATGACAGGGTTCCTGAATAACATGCGTGCTGATTCAGAATTGTAGCACATGTGCCAGCTTCCCATGTCTTGCGATTttcttcgaaaaaccagctcggaTTTCGTAGCTGATTTGTAAGGGGGCCCCATTGGCAAGGTTGTACGTAATGGATCCGAATAATCTTTGTGCGCTGTATGAATGGTGCTTGAGGAAGCTAGAAAATAACGACGATGAAGTTTTTCATCGTCACTATTGTGAAGTTTAATCAGTTTGCTCTTGCAGACATGGGCGAAAAGAATTTCGTCGCAGTAAAGCAGGATTCGGCAGTCTACCGCTATGTTAGAActtgaaaagtgttttttttttgttttgcaaagACCTGGCAGAGATGGACATGTACAGTAATGCTTACTTGTGACAAAAGTTTATTGGTCAAaccatgcactttttttttggtgaTGATGCTTATATTTCATTTATCGTCGACTtataatttttgtttcttcttttcattttaaCTGCGCAGGTATATAACTCACTGTTTGACGAGTGAACTTctgttgtaagtcagcgctgtTGTATGCGTCCTTTTCTGCCTGGTCTTTTGTTTTTCATGCTGTTTCCCTCCAATATGTCATACGAACATGCCCAAACAACCACCTTGGTAAAAAAATGgtagtggcttagctcagctctcggctatgccaggatatatgtagcgttagcaaaggttcagctgattattatTAGCTTttcagatatcatgcttacaggtgttccaatgacacacacacggtatatgTATTATGtagcacatgtatatttattttgccgggcaactgcttcgggatccgatgagtcaaccttctccgctctactgcaccgttgagcagcattagCACTCTCCTTcgccatggctataccacagtggcaaacgccagtcagaggcgctatcaaggggctccagcgcagtgtcagatggaaactgcacagggaaggcgcgcgcgtcggcgtctatatgtctaccaaggctatgacggcactcctctggaaagcgcacacccgcggccgagtgcgaaggacgtgccggctccggtgcgtgacaccactgatcgtctgcgtagcgcatcgaattgcgcgcacaatGGCAgtggagtatcattgcgcatttgcagaccagtgccacgcgaatttggctcagcgaggccagtgtagctaacgcttcAAAAGTGTCCAGAGAGTAGACGACGACCATTTGAACGCAATGAGATGCTGTGTATCACGACCGCAAAAATTTGCTTTAGGACTTTTTAGACGGTTTAACTAATGCATTGTTGCCGCATGCTAGCTTTAAAACTATAAAAAGTGTTAACAGGGTTCAAATAAACAGAATTCACTATGCAACCACTTGCCTGATGTCCTTATATATAGGACCTGGTTCCatatttcttatatatatattatagggtGCCCAGAAAACATTATTTTCGTGCTCTTGAAGTAGTAGTATagccaaataagaaaaaaaaaacatttcaaaggCCAAAAACTGTAAGGAATTCTTCAAGAAAATTTTGCCACCTTTACCAACATGACAGTTGGCTACAAAAACTCATTTCACGTTGTTCAATGTACACTAACGAAGGACACGTTAAGGCACACAGTTAATAACAACAAATTATTTTACCCAGCTAGGCTCGTATAAGTTAATCATAACTTATGCCTACCTGTACCTTCGTACGCTACTTCCACTTACGATGTCGAAAGATTTCTTGGCAAGTCATTGCACTGCCGTGAAGAGAACATACCAAAACAGTATATTATTGGCAGGGGTTTGTTTGACGCATGCTGGTCTTCTGCTGTGGTGACCACATTAACTGCAGCTAAGTGTTGCGTAGTCCTTGGCAGCATATCATACTGGTGGCAAAATCAACCTTTTGACACCCAGTTCCTTTCAAGATTTAGGAAAATGAGCATAACTCTTTGGGCGGTCTCTTTCTGTCAATGACTTTGACTGCGCTCATAATTTAGTTTTCTGGATATGCTACTCTTAGTACTATCTTCAAAGAAGCAAATATCGTATCTCGCATATAACCCATTGCTGCCTATAATCCGTGCTCTTcacttctacaaaagaaaaaaagatgcataTAGCCACCCCAACTTttcaagcacatttttttttgtttttttttttgtgcaggctGTAGGCGAGAAAATGCGGTGCTAGTTTAAGCCAAACTTTACTTTGTTCTTTATGAGAAGCACTCGACTGGAATGTCGGTAGCTGCTGTTAATGGTGAAATGGTGAATTATGCTTCATTGCAGACATATATTTTGTCGCTTGAATCTTCACATTCACTGCTGCATACATTCTTTTCTGAAGATATCAATTTGCATTGTATTGCAGTAGTTGTGCCCCAGGTGCCCAGAATCTGTGCCATCTCTTGTGAACAGATGCTTCGAGATGCATTGCGCTCTTGAATAATAGCTCTTCTTAAGCGTAAAAACTTCCCTCTGCACTAGTGAAGTATATTGAGGTTTGCGTATCTGCCTTTGCTCTGTTTGCAGCTGGTTTGACATGCACTGCCTCGTACTAAAGGATGACTCATGCGGAGTGTTCCTGCATACATTTGGCCAACCAACACCTGTACCTGCCGAGTTTGTTGCAGAGATACAGGACAGGACACCAGCCGACTACCCACTTCGTTGGTGCGGCCTTGCGGTCACTGTTGGAGAAGTGGCCAGCCCTCGTCTGGTGGTGCCACAATCCGAGTGGAGAGCCGTGCTTGGCGGCATTCCCGACGCGCAGTTGGTTAACTCTGCAGCTTGTGCCCTGGCTTCCATGTACAGAAGGGCATTGCGCCGGTGACGTTGAACTCGGAACTTCCAGCTGCTTGTCTCTGTGTCGGCTTGTATAAAGAGTTGCTGTGCACCTGATATGTGGTCTGCTCGAGAGGCAGATGTTACGTATACATCGCATGGGCAGTAATTCGTGCCTCGTGATAATTGAAACTTTAAGGACTATGGTTGCACGTGTGTGGAGCATTTATGAAAAATCTGAGTGGGCGTGGTATCCAAGAGAAGGTGGCACATTCTCAGGCGAAAATTCTTTAAAATAGCCACTCGTGTGGACCTATAGTAACTGCTGTTAATGGTAAATTATTCTCTATTGTGCACTTATATTGCAGCTTGACTCTATAAGTTCACTGCTGCAGTTTATGTTGGTGCAACACAACATGCATTCCTCTGCCTGCACATTTCATTTTTGTTCATAGAACAACATGGTGAGATGTCACAAATCAGTGGTCGCACTGATTTGTATCAGTCATTTTATGAAACATAATGTCAGTATTACACACCACTAACACGAGCGCAGGCGAAAACTTTTATCACTCTTGACAAGCTACACTACTCATAACTTGGGCATATATGACTGCTATAACCACAGTGCAGAGTTGGAAATTAGCAGCAGGCACGAATAAACGCACATGGGAAAAGCGCAACATTATTTAGAGTGCAATTTTCGCTTATGATTTTGTCCACATTGAGGGCTCTGTCTTTGGATATTGCACATGGTACAGCAAAAATCATGTAATGCATGCAAGTAGAATAACTTTGCTTGAGGCAAAATTTTTACTCGCATACTTTGTCTCATCTTGCTGGAAGCAGAATCGCAGTGACATGGCAAGTACAGATCTTGCTCTTATTCAAAGTAACCAATGAGTATGTTAGTTTTAAGTGTTTAATGGTCGGTACACCATAGCATCATAATGCACTATAAAAGAAAGCAGTGCAGAATGTTTAACACTGCTAGGAATGAATGCAGATGTACGATGTTACTAATGGTTGTATGTGGTCTTACTCTTTCCTCATTCATATATTTTGTAGGCATGGTTTACGGGTGTGCTTTTGTTGTATTCACGATTTTCTGAGAATAAGACGTGAAAGCTCCACTTGGTTGTGAACAGAGTGCAATTTCTTTTAATCTTGTCAGCTAAGCTGAGGCGCATGCCAGAGCCAATCATCTCGCAAACATACTGGAGGAAGAGAAAGGATGAGACAAGTTGAGACATTATTTTCTGTGAAATGGCACGACTCAAAGAAATGGATATTGAGTGTGTTTGAatttgagataaaaaaaaatatattcatgGCCTCCTCGATTTTGCACCTGTACAAACTACAACTCAATAGTAGAGTTGAAATAAACATGTTTATTTCGTAAGGTGTTCTTTCTCTAAGAGTACTTTAGTTATAAATATGACAGAATACACCTTTGGAATTTCACTTTACAAGAACACTCTGAAAATAGTTTGCACTCATTGAGGAGTCTTTATACCACTACAGTTGTCATCTGGCTTGCTTCCCTTCTTAAAAACTTTGTGCTTGCCAGTTTCCTTTGAAGAAAGCCATGTCGCGCCATTTGTGATCTGGAGTTACCAGACACGTGGTataacgattattgttgtggtacGAAATGATACCTCGGAggttgcaactttttttttttttggcatgtaGCTAGGTCTGTAAAACCAAGTTTTTCAGAAaagagctaaaaaaaaaagagaaggggaGCGAACACTGCTGTCTTATGCTCCTGCTGCAAATACCCAAGACTTTAATAGATTTTGGTAGCAGCTACACGGGCCTAGTTATCAGTTTAGTAACAACAAGCAACATTGCATTAGAAAATGTCCAGTCCAGCAAAGCTATCTGAAAAATGTGAAAAAAGCCACCAAATCTGTATTATGGTGATATCATCAAAAGGGTCTCATTTTCTTACTTGTTAACAATTTTACATTCTGCTAGTGAATAAGTGCTAGAATGATAATAGGCTATTGAAAAGTAATTTACTAAAACAATATAATTTACTAAATTACTAGTATTTCTCCTTGGTGTCGCTGTATTTACTTATAGGTCATTGTGTGTAATGAAGTCAAATGTGCCTATAAGTGAATTTTTTGGAGGAAGTGTACTTGCAATGTGCTGAGACATGGCTCATGAAAGCATAAGAAAATAAGTGGGTTGGGTAACTTAGGTGAGCTCAATAGCTTCAAGAGTACAGTGTACATTATAAAGTTGTGTGTTAACTATATCACTATGTAGGTAGGAGTGTTGGCGTGATTCCATCATTTAAGCAGCCACTGAGGACCTTTCTCCAGTTCAGGACTTCAAGGTCTATGGCATGGCTTGCATTAAGATACATCGAAAACTCGTCAAGCATTAAAGCATTTCACATAATGTTTCATGCATTGTTAGCAAGAGTTCGCACAGTAAACTCCCATTAATGTCGATGTCACTTAATTGGACTTGCTTAATACGAATGGATGGAATAATCTAGATAGCACATATACATTTCTTTTGAAGGAAAGCCTGCTTAATTTGAATGCAAAACCGTGCTCCTTTATTGAACTAGACTTGCACCAGAATGCCCTTTCATGTGCAGTAATTATTAAAGCTTGGAAAAACCAGATATTCAGCAAGCAGAGCTACTTTATTGatacgatatgtggggtttaacgtcccaaaaccaccatatctttatgagagacgccgcagtggagggctccggaaatttcgaccaactggggttctttatcgtgcacccatatctgagagCACTGGCCTTCAGCAAAGCAGAGCTACTGGTTTTGTGTAGGCACAAGTCTTGTTTTTTCATGGCCAATGCCTGTTCCATTCACAAAGccactcattcttttttttttttacaagtcaTTTCGCTTCCATGTTCAGCagtctgttttgtttgtttatgcaTACTGAGTGATAACTACATGGCACTGTAGAAGTAGAAAACTGGATTCTTCAGGGTGCGTACATTAGTGTTCAGAGCAGAAAACAGATAGACTATAAACACAGCACGAAGAAAAAACGTCCTCCTGGCACTCACAAAAAACAGACACATTGTCACACTATGCATCTCCCCCGCATCAGTTATTTTAACGGCCTACGATTACATTTTCCAAACCTCACCAACTTGCCCATGAAAAAGTGTTATCGTACCTAGTAACCCTACTCTTCTTGTGATGCAAAATCGTCAAACAAGAGCAGAGAAGATTTCTGAACGTCTGATTATTTCAGGCATATAAGTGCAGGTCTAAAAATTAGCATTCTTATGTCACATGGAAAATGGCTGATTCACTGTGAAAATTTGCCAACCTTGCTTGTGTACTGTAGTTGGCTTTGCTACTGGTGAGCTATAGACCAGTGTGCAGACTTGTTTTCTAGCATAGTGAGAGCAAAATGAAAGGTTTGTAAATCAATCGCCAGCGTACTGTGTTTGAAAGCAACATTACAAAACGTTTAGGAAGGGTCTCCAAATTAAATTTCATTATCAAAGGCTTTCTTATTAACCATTTGGATGTAGCAACAAGAATGTTTTAAAAATTGCCCATCATAGCAAACAAGGCTCTACAGTGAGAAATAATGTTGTGGAATGAAGGTACAGGCATTTAGTTTTATATAAAGTATGGCGTTTCTAGTGTGCGACTATATTGTTAATGTTCTTTACACACCGCTTTTGAAGTATAAAAGTGCAATGTGTATATTTCACAAATGCCTTTAGGCACATTTCATTTTCTACATTGTTGGCAATGACATTTCTGTTCATGTAAAATCTATTACTTTGTacgtttttttctcttgcttccATGGCAAGTTATTAAACATTCAAAAGACCATAACTGAGTTATAGTATTACGTACACGGATGAATTGTGTCAACATTGTTGTGTATTGTCTCGCTATGGTTTTGTGGTGATATTAAGGTTGTAAACCTTTCGAGTGCCAGGGGTGAGCTTTCTTTTTACAGCTGCTTCCAGCGTTGAAGTATGCACTCTATTAATAAACTGCAAGTCGAAGAAACCAAATAAAGAAAAGCGTGTCATGTGCCGATGCTTCCTCTTGTGGAATATTTGCCGAAAGAAGTTCGCTCAAGTGGTCAGTGTTGTGGTATGCAATATCAATCGCTCGCATGCGAGTGCAGTCACTAGCTCTGTATGCCACACTGTAACCAACAAGTGGTTAAGAAGTCGGAGCGCAAATTCCGCCTACAGGTGAAGCTATGTGCAAATCTTGGTCGCAAGCTAGCTGACGAGAAAATATCCAGTGAAAAACTGCTTGCAGTGTTGTCGCACAGTGCCACTGAAACAGTGCTCCTGGCATTCCATACACTCTTATTGTCAATGAATAAAGCAGTTGTCATAGGCAATGTTTCTGACCCTATTCTTTATGGCATTACAACACAATCTACAAGTACCAACTGGTGATCCACTCATGCAGTCTTCTGCGCCATCTGCTGTATCGTAGTCATGACTTGATCGGCTGAGAGCCCAGAAAGTGAAGCATGACTCTCTTTTCCAAATTCTGAAAGCAGAGCACACTTATAATATCGCATATAAATGACTCAGCGACTTATTTGAGCAACTTAAGTGTTCATAAAAAATTCCATTTATCACATAACTGATGCATGCTGGACTTGTCCGTACATACAAAATTTTTTTGAATAATGGTGTATTGTACCCGAAGGCAGACTCAAAgaagcacaaaacaaacacaTATGTGAAAATTTCAAGAGCTAATTTTTAGTTGCAGGATAACAGCATACCTGTAGCCTTCACTTGACCCTAAACAAAACGTGTTCCAAGCAACAAGGCAACATGCATGAAATATGTATGGGCTTATGTGATAAGTAATCACATCAAATTATAAAATTGCAGCTTTATTTCAGTTAATGATATAGATGGTTTGTTGATACATGTGTCATTATTGATGGCCAGGCGATGGAGTTCAGTGATGAACCTGGCCACTTGACACTTTTACATATATTTTCCAGCTTTTAACAAATTAAACGGCCTTCGCAGAGAGACCAGACCAGGATGCACAGAACTGACGTGTGAAAATAAGCCCCAAGAAAAGCTTGAGGAATGTGCAACTGCTGTCTTTCACTGGATTCCAACTATTTGCAGAGGCAGCTGCGTGAGGCAAACTGGCCGATgcctcattgattgattgatatgtggtgtttaacgtctcaaaaccaccatgtgattatgagagacgccgtagtggagggctccggaaatttcgaccaccaggggttttttaacgtgcacccaaatctgagcacacgggcctacaacatttccgcctccatcggaaatgcagccgccgcagccgggattcgaacccgcgacctgcgggtcagcagccgagtaccctagccactagaacGCCGCAGCGAGGCCTGGCTGATGCCTCACTGACAGGCTGCGTGAACATCGGAACAACCTTATGAAAGAGCAGCCCGATAGTTCCCTCGCAATTCACTGCAAGAAGAGTACCTGCTGCCTTTTTTGCCCTGATAAAGATTGTTGCAATAGTGTAGGTGAAGCGAGCAGGCTCATCACTGAAGCTCATCACGTTGCTTTCTAAAGTGACACATATATTAACAGACCATCTGCACCATTTTAATCGGTAAATAAAAACACTGTCTAGCGTCACTTACCACATGAGCCCATGAGTTTGTCGCATGAGTTATCAAGTTACTTCAAAGCACGGGTTAAGTTAcggtaataataatatctggggttttaatgtCCCAAACCACAATACGATTAGAAGATGCGCCgttgtggagggttccggaaatttcgtccgcatggggttctttaacgtgcaccaaaatctaattaCTAGAGCCTCAAGCATCTTCCCTTTCATCGAAAGTGCGGCTATCGAATCGAGTTACGGCTGACACCGACGGTTAGCAGTAAACGTGTGCCCGTTTCGTTTGCTGATGTGCTGTGTTCTGTTCACCACACATTTATTTCATAAGATACTCCTTCGCGCAAAGGGTTTCTCCCTCTCAGGCACGCCAACAATTGCGACCAAACAAACTTGGAACAGTGAACCTGCGGAACCGAAACCTGACAAACTAATCATATAATGTTGAGACAGTTCCAGCTGCATAAAGTCAAACGAAACCGGCAAAACGAATTTCTTAGGCACAAAGCTGTACAGTATGAATAAAACCGGCTTACCGTATCGAGCGTAAACTTTCGGTTGCACGCCGCTGCATTCACGTATGAGGATTGGCAGGTTTGGGTTGCTGTTCTTCACGCTGCGGTAGTGCTTCATTACAAACTCCCTGCAGGCACAGAAACGCAGCAAAGCTTAACCGTAATATCGCGACGACAAAGAGTAAAAGGCTTGTAAATCATTTTTATGTTGGGAACAATTGTTTCTACAACAAGCGTCAGTTCCTGATGTGTAAGTCGTTCGTAATTTCAGACGTATGGTCCCCGATCAACCTTGTGCCTGTCCTTGACAGCTGTTAATATCCCGTTAAAGTGTGCAAGAAATCAACAGGACACAGTCATATCAAACTAAGCTTACTCCTCGaatatagttctttttttttcttttttatcaaatGTCTAACGAAGCGAGAACGGCAAACGGGAATACGTAGATAGTAGAAAACGCGGCCGCACACTTCAAAGCAGTCTACGCTTCCGCCGGTAATGCTGCAACGAATGGCCATCAAGCAAGTTAGGCAGAAAGTAGAAAGTTTTACCGAGCACCAGCACTTTCAGCAGACTTCTGACAGAGGTGCAATCGTAGTTCCTTCAGGTGGCTACCAAATTTCGCCGCAGCCCGAGCACCGGCCATTTTCACTAGGCGGTTTGGATTGGATTGACTTTGGTTGAACCTTCTGCAACATCTTACGGAGCCAGCGCAGagcgcgccaaatttgaaaggcTACAATACGCGGCATACGCCAGTTTTGACGGGACATGTTTGTCTACCTGCCACAACAGCCCATTCTTAGCTGTAACACTCACAGGTGGTTCCAAGAAACAGcacaccaacaccggagcagcggaAGGCTGCACTGTTTTGCTAGacgcctgaagaacagctcaagctgatcgacagagctcGCAAGATGGCAACGGCCACATGGGCCCTGGACTAAGAGCTCAACTTTCGACGGAAGAATTCATTTGAAATAAAGGTTTCAATCATTCATTATGAGTATGGGTGGGAGAACAGTAATCTTTG
Above is a window of Rhipicephalus microplus isolate Deutch F79 chromosome 1, USDA_Rmic, whole genome shotgun sequence DNA encoding:
- the LOC142815838 gene encoding NADH dehydrogenase [ubiquinone] 1 alpha subcomplex subunit 2-like encodes the protein MAGARAAAKFGSHLKELRLHLCQKSAESAGAREFVMKHYRSVKNSNPNLPILIRECSGVQPKVYARYEFGKESHASLSGLSADQVMTTIQQMAQKTA